In Brachypodium distachyon strain Bd21 chromosome 2, Brachypodium_distachyon_v3.0, whole genome shotgun sequence, one genomic interval encodes:
- the LOC100823148 gene encoding LOW QUALITY PROTEIN: RNA polymerase sigma factor sigC-like (The sequence of the model RefSeq protein was modified relative to this genomic sequence to represent the inferred CDS: deleted 1 base in 1 codon), giving the protein MAQASSEFMALLATIKECANLEKIRQNMVKEGQEVSYDRWAKAAGVDEAILKSTLQAGYCCRGRERLLVTTEWLVKYIARTYTGMGTAFDDLLQAGKMGVLDGAERFDSEKGCKFSTYVKYWIRKAMLALLAENSGVIQLPARMESIIRKVKEAKRVIRSSMGRNPIDAEIATFIGVSVSNVRLARKCSRRVVSLYTEIGTGQNAKFMEVTPDTSLESPDEAIFRRQMRERLLLVLDRLPAREGHVLKLRHGLEDGKCRSLEQISGIYHVSKEWIRKIEKSAMSKLRNEDVHHELKDFSGF; this is encoded by the exons ATGG CTCAAGCTTCTTCTGAATTTATGGCATTGTTGGCGACTATCAAG GAATGTGCAAACCTTGAGAAAATCAGACAAAACATGGTGAAAGAAGGGCAGGAGGTTAGCTATGATAGGTGGGCTAAGGCAGCCGGAGTTGATGAGGCAATTCTGAAGAGTACACTGCAAGCAGGTTACTGCTGCAGAGGC AGAGAGAGGCTGTTGGTTACCACTGAATGGCTTGTCAAGTACATTGCGAGGACATACACCGGAATGGGAACTGCTTTTGATGATCTACTCCAG GCTGGGAAAATGGGGGTCCTTGATGGCGCCGAGAGGTTCGACAGTGAGAAAGGCTGCAAATTCTCGACATATGTGAAGTACTGGATAAGGAAAGCGATGCTAGCGCTCCTCGCTGAAAATTCTGGAGTAATCCAGCTACCT GCAAGGATGGAGAGTATCATCCGCAAAGTGAAAGAAGCTAAACGTGTAATCCGATCCAGCATGGGTAGGAATCCGATAGACGCGGAGATCGCTACCTTCATTGGCGTGTCGGTTTCCAACGTTAGGTTGGCAAGGAAGTGCTCTCGTCGCGTCGTTTCACTCTACACGGAGATCGGAACCGGACAGAACGCCAAGTTCATG GAGGTGACACCAGACACATCCCTGGAATCTCCAGACGAGGCCATCTTCCGGAGGCAGATGAGGGAGAGGCTGCTGCTCGTCCTCGACAGGCTCCCGGCGAGAGAAGGGCACGTGCTGAAGCTGCGGCATGGGCTCGAGGATGGCAAGTGCAGGTCCCTGGAGCAGATCAGCGGCATCTATCATGTGTCCAAGGAGTGGATCCGGAAGATTGAGAAGTCGGCCATGTCGAAGCTCCGGAACGAGGACGTGCACCATGAACTCAAGGACTTCAGTGGATTCTAG
- the LOC104582576 gene encoding uncharacterized protein LOC104582576 translates to MLSPYVVSSYMMATMKKLFKMDSATGAASVELWVLMTTLLLVARFLLDFSGPWYEDRAMAATVQVIDMLNYSMVHYTMGLMQLSAKMVNAYFQVWAVLLVTLKYSIKTDRPYGRSSKQIPLLDLMSSFWAANLIRVQTFFLLRIPLWVIWGLNAIRIISYCVSSDRAAAINQENAKLVSDYMRYEHTLTSTGDHPDNEIVRIQWYKYLVCGEEAAFHDARQERRASSSAQPQYRVRLDPDSKKLVTLDKIWNVADAYTGSSGLLGSTRDADNQLKDVCLSFALYKLLRRRFYNLPIHEASLGKTRRLVLNYILLGGYERAFRITEVELSFLKDLFYRKHAAIFARGFPALGMLMSLSLIAATGYLAYPVRHIQNTLDKDSEKMITRGVSVTRLIVALIVIKELSEVYLYVCSQWTKVLMICMYVKHPRLRHPLVEAAMRTMFWFIRRGRWDQMIFQYNLLISYSQTSKKFPRRIKLEPEVKTAIFESFKGLQQHPERIESYFSNAFGSKETIMQQTWATDELEADTHRILVWHIATCLFEIHVSDEVKKLKCARLKNRLLAKKSTTPEDEWPHYLTAVSLSNYCAYLLTKALVPDNGIVVTKVLDVVRKETSRAASSSKSLQDVYKKLMEIAKKPSKESEDAANGEVHDEEHNGQEAAGSSVLKDEAFKMAIDEQDPEGEEQHTGDGDDINGSMTMTNNEQVPNGNGEAPPTKGDDNIQNSVIQMGAELGKLLIETYEAENDRAGLWRDLAVFWTGFLLHLAASTRAAKHKTRLVGKGELITHLWALLSHAGFLGKTMHGQTLLDPDDLDDVDPLR, encoded by the coding sequence ATGCTTTCCCCATATGTAGTTTCATCTTATATGATGGCCACCATGAAAAAGCTGTTCAAGATGGACAGCGCTACTGGTGCAGCCAGCGTGGAGCTCTGGGTGCTGATGACAACACTGTTGCTGGTGGCGAGGTTCCTGCTGGACTTCTCCGGGCCGTGGTACGAGGACAGGGCCATGGCGGCCACCGTCCAAGTCATCGATATGCTGAACTACTCCATGGTGCACTACACCATGGGGCTGATGCAGCTGTCGGCCAAGATGGTGAACGCCTACTTCCAGGTCTGGGCGGTGCTGCTGGTGACCCTCAAGTACAGCATCAAGACTGACCGCCCGTACGGGAGGTCGTCCAAGCAGATCCCATTGCTGGACCTCATGTCGTCTTTCTGGGCAGCCAACCTCATCCGGGTGCAgaccttcttcctcctcaggaTCCCTCTCTGGGTCATCTGGGGCCTCAACGCAATCCGCATCATTTCCTACTGTGTCTCCTCCGATAGGGCTGCTGCCATCAACCAAGAGAACGCCAAGCTGGTCAGCGACTACATGCGATACGAGCACACGCTCACTAGTACCGGTGATCATCCTGACAATGAGATCGTCAGGATTCAGTGGTACAAGTACCTGGTCTGTGGGGAAGAAGCGGCGTTTCATGATGCCCGACAGGAGAGGAGAGCTTCTTCATCAGCTCAGCCTCAGTACAGGGTTCGGTTGGATCCGGATAGCAAGAAGCTCGTTACATTAGACAAGATATGGAATGTCGCCGATGCTTACACTGGCAGCAGTGGGTTGCTTGGCAGCACCAGAGACGCTGACAACCAACTCAAAGACGTCTGCCTCTCCTTTGCCCTGTACAAGCTGCTGCGCCGTCGGTTCTACAATCTCCCGATACACGAGGCTAGCCTAGGGAAAACGAGGCGGCTTGTCTTGAACTACATCCTACTGGGGGGCTATGAGAGGGCATTCCGCATCACGGAGGTGGAACTATCCTTCCTCAAGGACTTGTTCTACAGAAAGCATGCTGCCATTTTCGCCCGCGGGTTTCCGGCCTTGGGTATGCTCATGTCTCTGTCTCTGATCGCGGCTACCGGATACCTTGCATACCCTGTCCGTCATATCCAAAACACGTTGGACAAAGACAGCGAAAAAATGATCACCCGCGGGGTGTCTGTCACTCGCCTCATAGTTGCGCTTATCGTTAtcaaggagctgtcggaggtGTACCTGTATGTATGCTCTCAATGGACCAAGGTTCTTATGATCTGTATGTATGTCAAGCACCCGCGCTTGCGGCATCCGTTGGTGGAGGCAGCCATGAGAACGATGTTCTGGTTCATCAGGAGGGGCAGGTGGGATCAAATGATCTTCCAATACAACCTTCTGATTTCTTATTCACAGACTTCCAAAAAATTCCCCAGAAGAATCAAGTTGGAGCCAGAGGTGAAGACGGCCATATTTGAGTCCTTCAAGGGCCTGCAGCAGCATCCGGAAAGGATCGAGTCCTACTTCTCCAATGCCTTCGGATCAAAGGAAACCATTATGCAGCAGACATGGGCGACTGATGAACTGGAGGCTGATACCCACAGAATACTGGTCTGGCACATCGCGACGTGCCTCTTTGAGATACATGTTTCTGATGAAGTGAAAAAACTCAAGTGTGCACGTCTTAAAAATAGGCTCTTGGCCAAAAAATCAACTACTCCAGAAGATGAGTGGCCACATTACTTAACTGCTGTCAGTTTATCGAACTACTGTGCGTACCTGCTTACCAAAGCATTGGTGCCGGACAACGGCATTGTTGTTACAAAGGTCTTGGATGTGGTACGAAAGGAGACCTCTCGtgccgcttcctcctccaagTCATTGCAAGATGTCTACAAAAAACTTATGGAGATTGCCAAGAAGCCCTCTAAAGAGTCTGAGGATGCGGCAAACGGAGAGGTCCATGATGAAGAGCATAATGGACAAGAAGCCGCTGGAAGTTCGGTACTCAAGGATGAAGCGTTCAAGATGGCCATCGATGAGCAAGATCCTGAGGGAGAGGAGCAGCACACAGGAGATGGTGACGACATTAATGGCTCCATGACCATGACCAACAATGAGCAGGTGCCCAATGGCAATGGGGAAGCCCCTCCTACCAAGGGTGATGATAACATCCAGAATTCCGTAATCCAGATGGGTGCAGAACTTGGGAAGCTGTTGATAGAGACTTATGAAGCAGAGAATGACAGAGCAGGTCTGTGGAGGGATCTGGCAGTGTTCTGGACgggcttcctcctccacttGGCGGCGTCAACCAGAGCAGCCAAGCATAAGACACGGCTTGTCGGAAAGGGGGAGCTCATAACACACCTGTGGGCTTTGCTGTCTCATGCCGGGTTTCTCGGGAAGACCATGCATGGGCAGACACTCCTGGACCCAGATGACCTTGATGATGTCGACCCGCTCAGATGA
- the LOC100843766 gene encoding RGG repeats nuclear RNA binding protein A, whose product MASMNQFDLLGDVDNDDPSQLAAAAEKAKAAAAAAAGAKPAAGAGAGAKPAAKLPTKPAPPAQAVEEARNYGAPREGAGRGRGGRGGRTGPRRDYGDADANGFDGGYGGGAVARGEDGEGRQARGPRQPYRGGGGGRRGGYGDGQTTEEFGGRPHRPYERRSGTGRGFGMKRDGAGRGNWGTVTDEGLPQETVEPVNTEETAAAVAEDEKKPEDAPPTEVEKDKEGAVNEEEEKEAEEDKEMTLEEYEKVLEEKRKALLALKAEERKVEVDKELQSMQQLSVKKVADEVFIKLGSDKELKKKENAEREERAKKSLSINEFLKPAEGERYNPGGRGRGRGFRGRGELRGGYNGGGYNGGGGRRQAPAPAIEDQAQFPTLGGK is encoded by the exons ATGGCGTCGATGAACCAGTTCGACCTCCTCGGCGACGTCGACAACGACGACCCCTcgcagctcgccgccgccgcggagaaggcgaaggcggcggcggcggcggcggcgggggccaaGCCTgccgcgggggcgggggcgggggccaAGCCGGCGGCCAAGCTGCCCAccaagcccgcgccgcccgcgcaaGCCG tggaggaggcgaggaACTATGGTGCTCCGAGGGAAGGAGCTGGGCGCGGGAGAGGCGGACGCGGAGGCAGGACTGGTCCGAGGCGAGACTATGGTGATGCTGATGCCAACGGCTTCGATGGAGGGTATGGTGGTGGTGCCGTGGCTCGTGGGGAGGATGGTGAGGGGAGGCAGGCACGCGGGCCGCGCCAGCCTTaccgtggaggaggaggcggccgtcgTGGCGGCTACGGTGATGGGCAGACCACTGAGGAGTTTGGTGGACGCCCGCACCGGCCCTATGAGCGCCGCAGCGGCACTGGCCGGGGCTTTGGGATGAAGCGTGACGGCGCTGGCCGTGGCAACTGGGGAACTGTGACTGATGAGGGACTTCCCCA GGAAACTGTGGAGCCTGTCAACACTGAAgagactgctgctgctgtggcaGAGGATGAGAAGAAGCCTGAAGATGCACCACCGACTGAAGTTGAGAAGGACAAGGAGGGTGCAGTgaatgaagaggaagaaaaggaagctGAAGAGGATAAG GAGATGACTTTGGAGGAATATGAGAAGGTATTGGAGGAGAAGCGGAAAGCTTTGCTCGCACTGAAGGCCGAGGAGAGAAAAGTTGAAGTTGATAAGGAGCTGCAGTCCATGCAGCAACTGTCAGTTAAGAAGGTTGCTGATGAAGTATTTATCAAGCTG GGCTCTGACAAGGagttgaaaaagaaagaaaatgcagAAAGAGAGGAGCGTGCCAAGAAG TCCCTGAGCATCAATGAATTCCTGAAGCCGGCTGAAGGTGAGAGGTACAACCCTGGTGGCCGGGGTAGGGGCCGTGGGTTCAGGGGCCGGGGTGAGCTGCGTGGGGGTTACAATGGTGGCGGTTACAACGGCGGTGGTGGTAGGCGACAAGCTCCTGCTCCAGCGATCGAAGACCAAGCCCAGTTTCCGACGCTAGGTGGGAAGTGA